From a region of the Spelaeicoccus albus genome:
- a CDS encoding AAA family ATPase encodes MTGRFTGTADVRRRLADRDYLVDEGMATAIFLAGELEMPLLLEGEPGVGKTTAAKAMADALGTELIRLQCYEGLSVSESLYEWNYQRQLLAIRLAESRNDTLTDADLFTAEFLQDRPILQCVRYGGPQPPVLLIDEVDRADDEFEALLLEFLGEWSVSVPELGTIVAARTPTVVLTSNRSRELHDALRRRCLYHWIEFPPPERAVAILRCRVPEANESLIARAAEFTGRARGLDLDKTPGMAETIDWVSAMSVLGVTELGKDQILPTLGTLVKTPDDRETIAGRLDELLDPLSETRT; translated from the coding sequence GTGACGGGGCGGTTCACCGGCACTGCCGACGTCCGGCGCAGGCTTGCCGATCGCGACTACCTGGTCGACGAGGGGATGGCCACGGCGATTTTCCTCGCCGGCGAATTGGAAATGCCGCTGCTGCTCGAGGGCGAGCCCGGCGTCGGCAAGACGACCGCGGCCAAGGCCATGGCGGACGCGCTCGGCACCGAGCTGATCCGGCTGCAGTGCTACGAGGGCCTGTCCGTGAGCGAATCGCTCTACGAATGGAACTACCAGCGCCAGCTGCTCGCCATCCGGCTTGCCGAATCACGCAACGACACGCTGACCGATGCCGACCTGTTCACTGCCGAATTTCTTCAAGACAGGCCAATCCTGCAGTGCGTGCGTTACGGAGGCCCGCAGCCGCCCGTCCTGTTGATTGACGAAGTCGATCGCGCCGACGACGAGTTCGAGGCGCTGCTGCTGGAATTCCTCGGCGAATGGTCGGTGAGCGTCCCCGAACTCGGCACGATCGTCGCCGCGCGCACCCCGACAGTGGTGCTGACCTCCAACCGCAGCCGAGAGCTGCACGATGCGTTGCGCCGGCGCTGCCTGTACCACTGGATCGAGTTCCCGCCGCCGGAGCGAGCGGTGGCCATCCTGCGCTGCCGCGTACCCGAGGCCAACGAATCGCTGATCGCGCGCGCCGCCGAATTCACTGGCCGGGCTCGCGGACTCGATCTTGACAAGACGCCGGGCATGGCCGAAACGATCGACTGGGTATCGGCCATGTCCGTGCTCGGCGTGACCGAACTCGGCAAAGACCAAATCCTGCCGACGCTCGGCACACTGGTCAAGACGCCGGACGACCGCGAGACGATCGCCGGCCGTCTCGACGAGCTACTCGACCCCCTGAGCGAAACTCGGACGTGA
- a CDS encoding MDR family MFS transporter, with product MTSTKPQEPESTSQAIPRKRLITIFIGLILGILMAALDQTIVATALPTIAGQLDGLELISWIITAYLLGQAVAMPLYGKVGDYIGRRNSFHLAILIFLGGSIVAGLSQSMEMLIVFRAVQGIGAGGLMIGAQTIMAAIVNPRERAKYMSVMGPMIGVATVLGPLLGGYLTQHVNWRWIFYINVPIGAAALIVTAITLKLPREATSKKVDYWGSLFMAAAITCLMLMLTWGGRRYDWTSPTILWLIAGAVVFTPVWLWIEHKTSEPILPLHLFRDPVFKINAPLAFILGVAMFGAVSYLPTYLQLSRGASATTSGLLMLPLMGGLMAAAVTTGQLISRTGRYKVFPIVGTALAAVGMYLLSLMDASTGEWVSGFYMAILGFGIGLIMPTLVLTVQNSVAHHDVGPATAGVNFFRQVGASFGTALIGSLFVGRLTDELAKNMPAGAASKIGQHATGITPDELAKLPVSLAHDVVISYADALIPLYRYLVPLLVVGFILVWFIKEIPLTLTRGGPPRPGDDAPSSAHESAHAADRVHHGAHAADVPPDLKPHGNHSAGATNTDPAG from the coding sequence ATGACGTCGACGAAACCGCAGGAACCCGAATCGACGTCGCAGGCAATACCGCGCAAAAGACTCATCACGATCTTCATCGGGTTGATCCTCGGCATCTTGATGGCCGCGCTCGACCAGACGATCGTGGCAACCGCGCTGCCGACGATTGCCGGGCAACTCGACGGACTCGAGTTGATTTCCTGGATCATCACGGCGTATCTCCTCGGCCAAGCCGTCGCCATGCCGCTCTACGGCAAGGTCGGCGATTACATCGGACGACGCAACTCGTTTCACCTGGCGATCTTGATCTTCCTGGGCGGTTCGATCGTGGCGGGGCTCTCCCAGTCGATGGAAATGCTCATCGTGTTCCGAGCCGTGCAAGGCATCGGGGCCGGCGGGCTGATGATCGGCGCGCAAACGATCATGGCCGCCATCGTCAACCCGCGCGAACGCGCCAAATACATGTCGGTGATGGGGCCCATGATCGGCGTCGCCACGGTCCTGGGCCCCTTGTTGGGCGGATACTTGACGCAACACGTGAACTGGCGCTGGATCTTCTACATCAACGTGCCGATCGGCGCTGCGGCGCTGATCGTCACGGCGATCACGTTGAAGCTGCCGCGTGAAGCAACGTCCAAGAAGGTCGACTACTGGGGTTCGCTGTTCATGGCCGCTGCGATCACGTGCCTGATGCTCATGCTCACCTGGGGCGGACGCCGCTACGACTGGACGTCGCCGACCATCCTCTGGCTGATCGCCGGCGCCGTCGTGTTCACCCCGGTGTGGCTGTGGATCGAGCACAAGACAAGCGAACCGATCCTGCCGCTGCACTTGTTCCGCGATCCGGTGTTCAAGATCAACGCGCCGCTGGCGTTCATTCTCGGCGTCGCCATGTTCGGCGCCGTCAGCTACTTGCCCACCTACTTGCAGCTGTCCCGCGGCGCCTCGGCGACGACGTCGGGACTGCTGATGCTTCCGCTGATGGGCGGCCTGATGGCCGCGGCAGTGACAACCGGCCAATTGATCAGCCGTACCGGGCGGTACAAGGTCTTCCCCATCGTCGGCACCGCGCTGGCGGCGGTCGGCATGTACTTGCTGTCGCTGATGGATGCCTCGACCGGCGAATGGGTGTCCGGCTTTTACATGGCGATCCTCGGGTTCGGAATCGGACTGATCATGCCGACCCTGGTGTTGACGGTGCAGAATTCCGTCGCGCACCACGACGTCGGCCCGGCCACTGCCGGCGTGAACTTCTTCCGGCAAGTCGGGGCATCGTTCGGCACTGCGCTGATCGGCTCGCTGTTCGTCGGACGTCTGACCGACGAACTGGCAAAAAACATGCCCGCCGGTGCGGCGTCCAAAATCGGGCAGCACGCCACCGGCATCACGCCCGACGAGCTGGCCAAATTGCCGGTGTCCCTGGCGCACGACGTCGTCATTTCGTACGCGGACGCGCTGATTCCGCTGTACCGGTACTTGGTGCCGCTCTTGGTGGTCGGCTTCATCCTTGTCTGGTTCATCAAAGAAATACCGCTGACGTTGACTCGGGGCGGCCCGCCGCGCCCCGGCGACGACGCGCCGTCCTCGGCCCACGAGTCGGCGCACGCCGCGGACCGCGTGCATCACGGCGCGCATGCCGCGGACGTGCCGCCCGATTTGAAGCCGCACGGCAACCATTCCGCCGGCGCGACCAACACGGACCCGGCCGGCTAA
- a CDS encoding vWA domain-containing protein — MTGQSRRGGECAQTTVGLFRAIDVAAFVTALVARLRAAGVRVDVTGSEAFARGWHASETGTSPGGSPRSRLYWVARITLVRDSADLPTFDAVFAAIFDLSSTAEGHTHAQPAGRSGSTNDVYVPVRPDTRRADQRDEPREETGAGLPWATLPAVTGPADHGTARLTIRSPSGAEATSGAPFGGVNDEELARLIGALARSRWPVRRSRRRRTSSGGTRIALRETLARARRYGWEPMELARDRPVHRPRPVVFLCDVSQSMQPHAAMYLQFMRALALTTDCEVFAFATSLTRLTPAMRRRSAAEAVAEAADEVVDRFGGTRIATNITAMLRSVHGCRTRGGVVIIASDGWDHDDPDELGAAMVRLHRRAHTVVWMNPRADAPGFAPLVGSMRAALPYCDSFLPAGDLGGLADVIDAVAATA, encoded by the coding sequence GTGACCGGCCAGAGCCGGCGCGGCGGCGAATGCGCTCAGACGACCGTCGGACTGTTCCGCGCCATCGACGTGGCGGCGTTCGTCACCGCGCTCGTCGCCCGGTTACGCGCGGCAGGCGTGCGTGTCGACGTGACCGGATCCGAGGCGTTCGCACGCGGATGGCACGCGTCGGAGACCGGCACGTCGCCCGGCGGGTCGCCGCGTTCGCGCTTGTACTGGGTCGCTCGAATCACCCTGGTGCGCGATTCGGCCGATCTGCCGACGTTCGACGCGGTGTTCGCCGCGATATTCGACTTGAGCTCGACGGCCGAAGGGCACACTCACGCTCAGCCGGCCGGCCGGTCCGGAAGCACGAACGACGTGTACGTTCCGGTGCGGCCGGACACTCGCCGGGCCGATCAGCGGGACGAACCCCGCGAGGAAACCGGAGCCGGGCTGCCGTGGGCGACCCTGCCGGCCGTCACCGGCCCCGCCGATCACGGCACGGCGCGGCTCACGATCCGCAGCCCGAGTGGGGCCGAAGCGACGTCCGGCGCACCGTTCGGCGGAGTGAACGACGAGGAACTCGCCCGTCTGATCGGGGCGCTGGCCAGGTCGCGTTGGCCGGTGCGGCGCTCGCGGCGACGCAGGACGTCGTCCGGCGGCACCCGCATCGCGCTGCGGGAGACGCTTGCTCGCGCACGACGGTACGGATGGGAGCCGATGGAGCTCGCGCGCGACAGGCCGGTACACCGGCCGCGGCCGGTCGTGTTTTTGTGCGACGTCAGCCAGTCGATGCAACCGCACGCCGCCATGTACCTGCAATTCATGCGGGCGCTGGCACTCACCACGGACTGCGAAGTGTTCGCGTTCGCCACGTCGTTGACCCGGCTGACGCCGGCCATGCGGCGCCGCTCGGCAGCGGAGGCGGTCGCGGAGGCCGCCGACGAGGTCGTCGACAGGTTCGGCGGCACTCGGATCGCGACAAACATCACGGCGATGCTGCGATCGGTACACGGCTGCCGGACGCGCGGCGGCGTGGTCATCATCGCGTCCGACGGCTGGGATCACGACGACCCCGACGAGCTCGGAGCAGCGATGGTGCGGCTGCATCGTCGCGCCCACACGGTCGTTTGGATGAATCCGCGGGCCGACGCGCCCGGGTTCGCTCCCCTGGTCGGCTCGATGCGGGCCGCATTGCCCTATTGCGACAGCTTTCTCCCGGCCGGAGATCTGGGCGGTCTTGCCGACGTCATTGACGCCGTCGCCGCTACTGCGTGA
- a CDS encoding XdhC family protein — MTGRRIPARIAELTARRVPFVHVTVVRSQPPSSAKTGDEAIVLPGGDIEGFVGGQCTIESVRRTALGVIRDGEGVLLRVLPGGQERFPDAPGAVTVVNPCLSGGAMELFLRPELPAPTLHVAGATPIADAVTDMAEMLGFAVTRGTDDLPPDSIAGVISTHGDEELLVRAALDAHIPFIALVASPKRGTELVTAMGLNDSERAAIHTPAGLWIGARTAPEIALSIMTEIVKAIRLDGLVGAETAGAVRAPDVQVPADATDPVCGMSVTIRADTPHLTAGGTDYWFCSAGCRDTYAKAAS; from the coding sequence GTGACCGGCCGGCGAATACCCGCGCGGATCGCCGAGCTGACGGCGCGGCGCGTTCCGTTCGTCCATGTCACAGTCGTCCGCTCCCAGCCGCCCAGCTCGGCCAAGACCGGCGACGAGGCAATAGTGCTGCCCGGCGGCGACATCGAAGGCTTCGTCGGCGGCCAATGCACCATCGAGTCGGTGCGCCGGACGGCGCTCGGTGTCATCCGCGACGGCGAAGGCGTCCTGCTGCGGGTGCTGCCGGGCGGCCAAGAGCGGTTCCCGGACGCGCCCGGCGCCGTGACAGTCGTCAACCCGTGCCTGTCGGGAGGCGCTATGGAACTCTTCCTCCGTCCGGAGCTGCCCGCGCCGACGCTGCACGTCGCCGGGGCCACGCCCATCGCGGACGCCGTGACGGACATGGCGGAAATGCTCGGGTTCGCCGTCACGCGCGGCACGGACGATTTGCCGCCGGACTCCATCGCCGGCGTCATTTCAACGCACGGCGACGAAGAGCTCCTCGTGCGCGCCGCCCTCGACGCGCACATCCCGTTCATCGCGCTCGTCGCAAGCCCGAAACGCGGCACCGAGCTTGTGACGGCCATGGGCTTGAACGACAGCGAGCGCGCAGCCATCCACACGCCGGCCGGCCTCTGGATCGGGGCACGCACCGCCCCGGAAATCGCCCTGTCGATCATGACCGAGATCGTGAAGGCCATCCGCTTGGACGGCTTGGTCGGCGCCGAGACCGCCGGCGCCGTGCGCGCGCCGGACGTGCAGGTGCCCGCCGATGCGACCGACCCGGTATGCGGCATGAGCGTGACGATCCGGGCGGACACGCCACACCTGACCGCCGGCGGGACCGACTACTGGTTCTGCTCGGCCGGCTGCCGCGACACGTACGCGAAAGCGGCGTCGTGA